The Nycticebus coucang isolate mNycCou1 chromosome 2, mNycCou1.pri, whole genome shotgun sequence genome includes a window with the following:
- the LOC128574967 gene encoding 40S ribosomal protein S17-like, producing MGRVSTKTVKRATPVIIKKYYRRLGTNFHTKRVCEEVAFIPSKRLHNKTADCATPLMKWIQRGPGRGNSIRLQEEERERRENSVPEVSAL from the coding sequence ATGGGCCGCGTTAGCACCAAAACCGTGAAAAGGGCGACCCCGGTCATCATCAAGAAGTACTACAGGCGTCTGGGCACCAACTTTCACACCAAGCGCGTGTGTGAGGAGGTGGCCTTCATCCCCAGCAAGAGGCTCCACAACAAGACAGCAGACTGTGCCACGCCGCTGATGAAGTGGATCCAGAGGGGCCCTGGGAGAGGCAACTCCATCaggctgcaggaggaggagagagagaggagagagaactcTGTCCCCGAGGTCTCAGCCCTCTAG